The genomic interval GAACCAGAAAGGCGAAAGCCCCGCAATTAACGCATCATTTCCCAACCGAAACCTGCTCCTCTGACGAGCACTGCTCCAATCTCGACTGCACGAAGCAAAACACACATTTCAGTGGCACAATTAAAAGAAAGCCCCAATGCGTCGCTGCGCCATGGGAAGCAAGCGCGTGTGGATCGGTGAACTCACCGGGCTTGGGAGGCGACGCAGCCAGCCGCCAGGTACATGGTGAGATATATAAGGAAGGGCTCCGTGCTCCCCGGGTGGGTTCGGCGGCGACCCGGAGAACAGCGGTGAGAGCGCTACTTGCGGAGGGGGAAGAAACGCGAGGAAGGAGGAGCGAGCGGTTGGGTTTCTATATAGTTGAGGGACTCAAAATAGACCTTTTGTCCTTTCTAGAAGGATCCGTCCAGCTTGGATGAAATGGGCCGCCTTGTGGGGCCTCCACAAGGCCCACATAGCCATCGCCACTGTACTACTGTTGGCCCAGCTACCCTCATGAGTCCCCTTGCTAAAGTTGAAATTACCTAGCTCTTGGAGGGCTTATCTGCAAAGGGGATCTCTGGTCTCGCCGAACcgcaacccaacccaacccaacccaacctgCGCCGTGCCGGCCGGCGAGAGGCTTCTCCCGCGGCCGCACCGCCGTGGCGCTGTCCGATCCCCTGTCCCAGCACCCTCGTCGCATGTCCAGGTCAGGGGGCGCAGCAACCCATCTCCGGTAAACGCCATGGGGTTCCTCGAGGACTTTCAAGCCAGTGAGTCTTTCTTCCTCCGCCACGAACCCTAGGGCACTCGCCTGCGTCATCTGCTTTCTTGTATCTTCACACGCGGAAATGGATGGTTCGAGATTTCTGGGCATGTCGCCGATTAGGCGTCCCAGGCTCTTCAAGAAATTGCTCCTTGATAAATTTCGTTGTTAGGTTCCGTTGTGCAGTGGGCCTTGTTACATgataaaatcttaaaatagtATAATGACAGAATAGGACTAAGTGGTATGTAGGAGTAGGATTTTGCGTGCAGTTATACAACTTCAAATGAAGTGCTTGCTTTCTCATTTCTGTCTGATTGTACTTGAAAAACTAGTACTACAATCACTAGGGTTGTCTTCATTGAAATTATTGTATGTGCCTCAAcacaataaattttgtttttgtgcCATAGGCTAACGTGATAAAGCAGCATTAAACGCAAGTTTGCTGCTTGCTGCTTTTGGCAATGTTCGAAAAAGTGGTAAGCATTCGCGTGTGGTCGCCCACTTTGTAGCGCTTATACGGGCTATGTGACTGCTTAATGCTTATGTGGTACAAGGTTTGGCACCCATTCCTTGTATGTGGCCTTGTAGAGCTTTTCTTAGAAACTATCTTCCAGTATGCAATGACATGACACAAATTTAGATGATGTATATGAACTTGGTAGTTTTGGTCGAGGATATATGACATGGGCAGGTACCCTTGTTTTCTTACCATATTATCTTGCTTCTGATTTCCTATTGTTTCCTCTTTTACTTTTATACATTTATGTATCCTTGCACTTGTCGATAAACTGGGATTTACACATTATAGCTGGAGCATTGGAGATAGGAAAGTGTTTGTTATGCAAGTGAAAAAAATATGCTAGATTTCTTGCATTAAAATGTTCAAATCATTGTCATGTTATTCTGATTCAACCTGTTTCATGCTCAATTTTATGCACCATACGTTCATACATTGCCTCTTTGGTTACTCTTAGGTGTTGAAGCATTGCCAGCTATGCTGCAAAGGAACTATTCATTAATGCGGGAGCTAGATAAAAGCTTGCAAGGTATGCCGAGCTCTGtatgctagatttttttttttacctcccaACTGAACCACTCTCTTCATATTCTCTTAATTGTGCATAACAAGCTAATCTAGGCAAATCTCAGATGCATCCCAGTCGATGTGTATGATATTATGCATTCAAATgatgattttattttggttataattttgtaataCTGGAAGAATGCCCGCTGTTCTGCTTTCTTTCTGATTCCTGGTgttccttttaaaaaatagagTTATGCAACAATTAGTATTTTGTATTCTACCTGCACATCAGCAGAAAAATCCTGGTACTGGTAACATTTTAATGCTTGAACTTTTGGCTTAATACCTATCATCTTAActcattattatttatgattcGCCTCCTGAAACACAGTAAATATCAGTAGTTATCTGGGCGtgccaaaaaaattaaatgcagCTGTCTATTAGGCTTAACACATAATATTGTCCAAACTAGGGCATGCcggttatttttgttgttatagtGAGTGTAAATGTGAAGCCAATTTTATTTTCCAAATGGAACATGCAAGTTATGTCAAACTAAGTTCTTCAGCTTTCTTCCTTGGTAATAAGTTCCCTTTTGTGCTTCTTATCAGGTGTGCAAACGGGAAATGAGCAGCGCTGTCAGCAAGAAATAGAAGACATTAAGCATGGACTTGAATCTGGAAGTATTACATATGACCCGGCAAAGCTTAAATTTTCTGATGAAGCAATCGAGGAGCAGAAGCATTGTGTTCGAATTGCTGATGAGAAGGTGGCTTTAGCCAGTCAGACTTATGACCTGGTAAAAGTGTCCTGGTTACTTAAATATTATGCATAATAAAACTCTATTGTGCCATGAGCTGATGAGCATACCatgttcattttctttttttattggtaGGGGGAGAACACGaataagatttattttgtaCAATGTTCTCTCTTTTGGTTCCAAATCTTATATCGATTTGTGGCATTAAAATTGTCACCGTCAAACAGAAAGAAAACATGCTTCACTATCTTATACCTTCTGTATAAGTAAAACATGCATAGATGACATCTTAGCTGCACTAGTGCTTTAGAATCCAAGTaacagaaaacaaaattttgattaGATTTGTCAAGAAATTCACATTTATAGTTTCTTCTTGCTAGGTTCTGCTGTATATGCTTGCCACAAAAAGTTCCTAAATTGTGACTATGCGAGATTTTGATCTTGCTGATTTAGATACATGGTGCAGGTTGATGCTCATATCCAACAGCTAGATCAGTTTATGAGAAAACTTGAAGAACTTCGACAAGGTAAGGAAGGACGTTTATGTAACTGAGTGGTttctttttgatatttttttccttttggataTTTATTCTTATTGCTTCTGTACCACGCAATTCGATGAACAGAAAAGGAGGCAGCtacaactgctgctgctgctgctgcggcggcggcggcggcggctgctagTGTTGCTACAGGTACGCCTGTTGCTGCTACTGTAACAGCTAGCGCTGGTACTTCAACTGCTGACAATACTCCAAAAGGTGGAAGGTCTGGCGAAAGAGGCCGAGGGGGTCGAAAGAAGTATGTTCTGCATCTGAATTATGTCATTAACTAGTATGCCTGCCATATTTTCTCGCTGTGATGTGCAAACTCTCATTTGCAGGACTGCTAAGGTGCCCACTGAGCAACCAGCACCAGCCATAGATTTAGAACTGCCTGTGGATCCTAACGAACCAACATATTGCCTCTGCAACCAAGTCAGCTACGGAGAGATGGTCGCATGCGACAATAATGATGTACGTGTCACTTTTCTTCATTCACCTATCATTCCAGCTTAATGCATTCCGTTTGCATTCCCATGCTTTTGTATACTTTGTCATTGGGTGCCTTGCCATCTATTTGGCAGTGCAAGATCGAATGGTATCACTTTGGGTGCGTCGGCGTGAAAGAGCATCCGAAGGGGAAGTGGTATTGCCCAAGTTGCATTGGATTCCAAAAGAAGCGAAAAGGAAAGTGAAATGTGATCAACCCTTGATAGGAGGTAGCTTCTTGATGATAAGTGGTGATGGACGTGGGTAACAAAAACATAGTAGCTGGTACTGTGAAATACTGTTGTAGCTTCAGTGATGATGTACATGTTACCCCTATGTTACCGAGGAAATGCTGTAGGCGTCTTAGAGTTAGGGACCAGTCAATCATGAAGAGCAGTTGTGCCTGTATTGGTGTATCTTCATTGCCTTTTTTTGGTGGATGTGTAGGTTGTAATTGTAATCTATCCCTCCCATGTGGGCTTGATGCAATCTACACATAAATCTGTTTATAACTAGCCACAGAGTGAGGCCTAGTCTACTGCAGCTCCGCACCTTTACGGCTTTGCCGCTTTACACGCCGCATACGCGAAGATACAGCCAATGTTTTGGCTGTCACTTCAGCCTAATTCAGGTACTGGgacttggaagttggaagtaTTTTCTCGCGTGCTTCCCCTGCTTTCACAAGCTTTTGTGAAGTTTGTAGGCTTGCCTAACTCGTCAGTAATAAGATTTCAGAGGTTTCATACAATGTACTATGACAGTTTGACCTTGACAACGAGCTTATACAAGTACTCGTATAGTCATATCGGGCTTGGCATCCAAAGCTCTGTTTTGGACCGGGCTAAGCAGAGGCAAGCAAAGGTCCAGGACCAGCACCAGTATGTACCATGTAGTACTATCACTATCAGCAAAGCCCAACCAGAACACAACCGTGCATTGACTCTGCAGAATTGCCTACACTGCCCTACTGCAGTGTTCATAGCACAGGCACGGCTAAGCCATGCTGTCCGACGGCTTAAGCACTGCAGGCAATGATGGCCCCCACCTTGGCTTCCAAAGCTCATGCATTTGCGTCTGCCATCTCTGTCTGGGGTAGATAGAGAGAGGGCCACCAAAAAGTGATCTCGCTACCAGTGACAGTGCGTGGGGCACTCTGTAAAAAAGATGGCCTCTTTGCATATGCCATCACAACACGGTAGACGACAGGAAAGCCCCAGTGTGCAGCAGCCCGGCTCAGCACAGTCGCACAGACGAAAAGGCAAAAAACCTGTCTTGGACAGGCCACAGAGAAACGAAACGCCCCCCAcggcgagcagagcagagctCCCAGCAATTCAAACACCCCTGCGTCGGTTTCGTGCGCTCCTGTACCCGCACTGTGATTACTGATTAATCCGGCATCAGAAAAGATTATGCTTAAAACTGAAGAATTCACTCGAGGATGCAGTAATCATTAGAGGAGCGAGATGTGTGATTCATTTCATGAGTGCCTAAGATTTTCCCAGGATTTGTATCAGTTGTTGTATAACCAGGGTTTGTCTCCGGAGTTGTATAAGTGTGCAACTGCATTGTTTGCTCCCATAATGCCCTGTTTCAGATCGGCAGCATCCCTCAACGGTCCTTGTCCCCATATGTTCGTTCGATAGATACGGATGCATTGCCTCCACTGTTCAGCTAAGTTCACAGCGACTGCATTTAATACCATTCCTACGCTTGAAAATTGCAGTATACCATCTAGCCGAATAATACCTCTCCTACGATTGAAAACTGAAGTATACCATCTAGCCGAACAATCTCCTATACTTGAAAATTG from Oryza glaberrima chromosome 3, OglaRS2, whole genome shotgun sequence carries:
- the LOC127764976 gene encoding PHD finger protein ING1; its protein translation is MGFLEDFQASVEALPAMLQRNYSLMRELDKSLQGVQTGNEQRCQQEIEDIKHGLESGSITYDPAKLKFSDEAIEEQKHCVRIADEKVALASQTYDLVDAHIQQLDQFMRKLEELRQEKEAATTAAAAAAAAAAAAASVATGTPVAATVTASAGTSTADNTPKGGRSGERGRGGRKKTAKVPTEQPAPAIDLELPVDPNEPTYCLCNQVSYGEMVACDNNDCKIEWYHFGCVGVKEHPKGKWYCPSCIGFQKKRKGK